Proteins co-encoded in one Pecten maximus unplaced genomic scaffold, xPecMax1.1, whole genome shotgun sequence genomic window:
- the LOC117320024 gene encoding uncharacterized protein LOC117320024, with the protein MASKLGRSIIKPQRPIRPKGQVKCDVHKQNEVVLLCQDCKMLICTKCSITLHKHHIDSFLEISDIKTRHNQILQDFVNETENVNIPKLNQEIISSRTKKSSCKPRYDKLRKNIIDNTKKCKLELDKITEDYIALCDKMEVAAMDLIQTHITDLESRLKTLRDLSSEYKQTLQTGTSVLVYDSVTEIREIDPDIPPTPNIDMAQFTPGMDRLSHLKQALGSLKLTTDHLQAGSATSGHSDQRPVVRPKQSTEAGQASTGEVRYKLRDRPTVMSQFPYPGNITSICPTSDGRAWLCDYDTNTVNLIDNQGQVIQTIRHSSNIEDISLDPTTGRLWFCCYSDNTICEVSTSHKPVTRFTTEDGPVSLCVTREGRVVVGTVGDRQGYKVGVYTVDGQVLHTAIVEGDVWSISQCGVTGNIAVVVDYKRIIVYNSTLQLLVHYQGEGIHVRGSITPGRFGPLTVVYDSKGNIVIADMTRKTIELISGAGKYIKTLHTNKGWQGVVGIQKGDVLWSHLELDTGGRGLKLLKYYSD; encoded by the coding sequence ATGGCTTCAAAACTCGGCCGCTCAATTATCAAACCACAGCGTCCTATTAGACCCAAAGGACAAGTAAAGTGTGATGTCCACAAACAAAATGAAGTCGTACTTTTATGTCAGGACTGTAAAATGTTAATCTGTACAAAATGTTCTATTACTCTCCACAAACATCATATTGATAGTTTTCTGGAGATATCTGACATCAAAACACGACACAATCAAATACTCCAGGACTTTGTCAATGAgacagaaaatgtaaatattccaaAACTTAACCAAGAAATAATTTCATCTCGAACAAAAAAGAGTTCATGTAAACCTAGGTACGATAAACTTCGCAAAAACATCATTGACAATACTAAAAAATGTAAGTTAGAGTTAGACAAAATCACTGAGGATTATATCGCACTTTGTGACAAGATGGAGGTGGCGGCCATGGACCTAATACAGACCCACATCACAGACCTGGAGAGTAGACTGAAAACTTTGAGGGACCTCTCATCAGAGTATAAACAGACTCTCCAGACAGGAACCAGTGTACTCGTGTACGACTCGGTAACAGAAATCCGGGAAATAGATCCAGACATCCCACCGACACCTAACATAGACATGGCACAGTTTACTCCGGGTATGGACAGACTAAGTCACCTAAAACAGGCCCTTGGGAGCCTAAAACTTACTACTGACCATCTCCAGGCAGGATCGGCAACTAGTGGTCACTCCGACCAACGTCCAGTAGTCCGACCAAAACAGTCTACAGAGGCTGGTCAAGCGTCCACTGGAGAAGTCCGGTACAAACTTCGTGACCGTCCAACCGTCATGTCCCAGTTCCCATACCCGGGTAACATCACGTCGATCTGTCCTACATCTGATGGACGTGCGTGGCTGTGTGACTATGACACCAACACAGTAAATCTCATCGACAACCAAGGTCAGGTCATACAGACGATACGACACAGCAGTAACATAGAGGACATCAGTCTGGACCCCACCACAGGTCGTCTGTGGTTCTGTTGTTATAGTGATAACACTATCTGTGAAGTATCTACATCACATAAACCAGTCACAAGATTCACTACAGAGGATGGCCCAGTCAGTCTGTGTGTGACCAGGGAGGGTCGGGTAGTGGTGGGTACAGTGGGTGATAGACAGGGGTACAAGGTGGGGGTGTATACAGTGGACGGTCAGGTGTTACATACAGCCATTGTGGAGGGGGACGTATGGTCAATATCACAATGTGGTGTTACAGGTAATATAGCTGTAGTAGTGGATTATAAACGTATCATTGTGTACAACTCAACACTCCAGCTCCTGGTCCACTACCAGGGGGAGGGGATACATGTGCGGGGGTCGATCACACCAGGCAGGTTTGGTCCTCTTACAGTTGTATATGACAGTAAgggtaatattgttattgcTGACATGACAAGGAAAACAATAGAACTGATAAGTGGAGCAGGGAAGTACATAAaaacacttcacacaaacaaaggaTGGCAGGGAGTAGTAGGTATACAGAAGGGTGATGTGTTGTGGTCACACTTAGAGTTAGATACAGGAGGGCGGGGACTCAAACTCCTCAAGTATTATAGTGACTGA